A single region of the Aptenodytes patagonicus chromosome 7, bAptPat1.pri.cur, whole genome shotgun sequence genome encodes:
- the LOC143163311 gene encoding uncharacterized protein LOC143163311 encodes MVLFAITHRWSALQSRSPHPLGRNMAERKRKPKFSKEELDILVTEVTRNEAMLFGRETMRLSHADRDKIWEGIARQITSVSQVPRSVKDIKHRWDDMKRRTKDKLAFMQRSLSSPGSTGRPSAIVLTAHERAIESTLHSSRQMHGFRRADLDVVDSPSTSSDEDEEMPGTSRKHRFSSLQRAGAGVNQLSGPSFLHTSSSSEHSEATSQRQEVHRPSPRTTSSCRPAHPRTRSPPLSSFDRQLLHSHTQQTDLFRQFCQELVAIHRDMTDSMHVIGQRMADLTSQVGQMCQTLSEIRDGVQAFHRIQDPSVMQGSILQAACSKQPPEPSAESNQNPPKQTPSARTTRSRKRKHHF; translated from the exons atggtGCTCTTTGCCATCACTCACAGATGGAGTGCTTTGCAAAGCAGATCTCCTCACCCTCTGGGTAG GAACATGGCTGAACGAAAGAGGAAGCCCAAGTTTTCCAAGGAAGAACTGGACATTCTGGTCACTGAGGTGACCCGAAATGAAGCCATGCTGTTTGGGAGGGAGACAATGCGTCTATCCCATGCTGACAGGGACAAGATCTGGGAAGGCATAGCCAGGCAGATCACATCAGTCAGCCAGGTTCCCAGATCTGTAAAAGACATTAAGCACAGATGGGACGACATGAAGAGAAGGACCAAGGACAAACTGGCATTCATGCAGAGGTCCCTCTCCAGCCCCGGCAGCACGGGGCGGCCCTCGGCCATCGTCCTGACCGCCCACGAGAGAGCCATCGAGTCGACGCTGCATTCGTCACGCCAGATGCACGGCTTCCGGAGAGCGGATCTGGACGTGGTTGACAGCCCGTCAACAAGCT CTGACGAAGATGAAGAGATGCCAGGCACTTCTCGGAAACACCGCTTCTCATCGCTGCAGAGGGCCGGTGCAGGAGTCAACCAGCTCTCCGGGCCCTCCTTCCTCCACACTTCTTCCTCATCAGAGCACTCGGAAGCTACCAGCCAAAGGCAGGAAGTGCACCGTCCATCCCCGCGCACCACCTCATCCTGCAGACCCGCGCACCCCCGCACAAGGAGCCCGCCCCTCTCCAGCTTTGATCGCCAGCTTCTCCATTCCCACACGCAGCAAACAGACCTGTTCAGGCAGTTCTGCCAGGAGCTGGTGGCTATTCACAGAGACATGACAGACAGCATGCATGTCATTGGTCAGAGGATGGCTGACCTTACCAGCCAGGTTGGCCAGATGTGCCAGACCCTGTCGGAAATCCGTGATGGGGTCCAGGCTTTCCATAGGATACAGGATCCTAGTGTCATGCAGGGGTCTATTCTGCAAGCAGCTTGCTCAAAACAGCCCCCTGAGCCCAGTGCAGAGTCtaaccaaaaccccccaaaacagacTCCTTCTGCACGGACTACCAGGTCACGAAAGAGAAAACACCATTTTTAG
- the PRDM11 gene encoding PR domain-containing protein 11 isoform X5 encodes MMEIEPNLSSFEFPGDKKLQREKLEKNVENQEDVRGPLQLITLKQGKSPYKRSCDEGESHPQTKKKKIDLIFKDVLEASLESAKFEENQLATSTPLSIRKASKYQAEDIFERCGGAMQHGSLNLSRNRSEGEWKVPHGSSFSSAKEVGILEDEEEEPLSLKADSPTELSLASAQGNSHEIPTTSFCPNCIRLKKKIRELQAELDMLRSGKLPEPPVLAPQVPELQEFSDPTASESIISVPTIMEDDDQEVDSADESVSNDMIAATDEPSKMSSATGRRIRRFKQEWLKKFWFLRYSPTLNEMWCHVCRQYTVQSSRTSAFIIGSKQFKIHTIKLHSQSNLHKKCLQLYKLRMHPEKTEEMCRNMTLLFNTAYHLALEGRPYYDFRPLAELLRKCELKVVDQYMNEGDCQILIHHIARALREDLVERIRQSPFLSIILDGQSDDLLADTVAVYVQYTSSDGPPATEFLSLQELGFSTTDSYLQALDRAFSSLGIRLQDEKPTIGLGVDGANITASLRANLFMTIRKTLPWLLCLPFMVHRPHLEILDAISGKELPCLEELENNLKQLLSFYRYSPRLMCELRVTAATLCEETEFLGDIRAVKWIIGEQNVLNALIKDYLEVVAHLKDVSGQTQRADASAIALALLQFLMDYQSIKLIYFLLDVIAVLSRLAYVFQGEYLLVSQVDDKIEEAIQEISRLADSPGEYLQEFEENFRESFNGIAVKNLRVAEAKFQSIREKICQKTQVILAQRFDSRSRTFVKACQVFDLAAWPRSTDELMSYGKEDMVQIFEHLETVPSFSREVCREGMDTRGSLLMEWRELKVDYYTKNGFKDLLSHICKYKQRFPLLNKIVQILKVLPTSSACCEKGRSALQRVRKNNRSRLTLEQLSDLLMIAVNGPPIANFDCKRALDSWFEEKSGNSYALSAEMLSRMSSLDQKPMLQSMDHGSEFYPDI; translated from the exons ATGATGGAAATTGAGCCAAACCTATCGTCTTTTGAATTTCCAG GAGACAAAAAGTTGCAGAGGGAAAAGTTAGAAAAGAATGTGGAAAATCAAGAGGATGTGAGGGGGCCGCTCCAGCTCATCACCTTAAAGCAAGGGAAGAGCCCCTACAAGCGCAGCTGTGACGAGGGGGAATCCCACccccaaacaaagaaaaaaaagattgaccTCATCTTCAAAGATGTCCTGGAGGCTTCCTTGGAGTCCGCCAAATTTGAAGAGAACCAGTTAGCAACGAGTACACCGCTTTCCATCAGAAAAGCATCTAAATACCAGGCTGAAGACATCTTTGAGAGGTGTGGCGGTGCCATGCAGCACGGCTCCCTGAACCTCAGCAGAAACCGGAGTGAGGGGGAATGGAAGGTCCCCCATGGTTCCTCTTTCAGCTCAGCCAAAGAGGTGGGCATCcttgaagatgaggaagaagagccGCTGTCACTCAAAGCAGACAGCCCGACTGAGCTGTCACTGGCCTCTGCACAAGGCAACTCCCACGAAATCCCCACCACCTCCTTCTGCCCCAACTGCATCCGGCTGAAGAAGAAGATCCGGGAGCTGCAGGCCGAGTTAGACATGCTGAGATCTGGGAAGTTACCCGAGCCACCTGTGCTAGCGCCCCAGGTACCCGAGCTCCAAGAGTTCTCGGACCCCACAG cttcagAAAGCATCATTTCTGTTCCCACCATCATGGAGGATGATGACCAAGAGGTGGATTCTGCTGATGAATCCGTTTCCAATGACATGATTGCTGCTACAGACGAGCCTTCCAAGATGTCTTCTGCAACGGGCCGGAGGATACGGCGGTTCAAGCAAGAGTGGCTTAAAAAATTTTGGTTTCTGCGGTACTCCCCAACATTGAATGAAATGTGGTGCCATGTCTGTAGGCAGTACACAGTGCAATCCTCTCGGACTTCAGCCTTCATCATTGGCTCAAAGCAGTTCAAGATACACACAATAAAGCTTCACAGCCAGAGCAACCTCCACAAGAAGTGCCTGCAGCTTTACAAGCTCAGGATGCACccagagaagacagaagagatgTGCCGAAATATGACCCTGCTCTTCAATACAGCCTACCACTTGGCCCTGGAGGGCAGACCCTACTACGACTTTCGGCCTCTGGCAGAACTACTGAGAAAGTGTGAACTCAAGGTGGTGGATCAATACATGAATGAGGGAGACTGCCAAATCTTAATCCACCATATCGCCCGGGCTCTTCGAGAGGACCTGGTTGAACGCATCCGACAGTCTCCTTTCCTCAGCATCATTCTGGACGGGCAGAGCGATGACTTGCTTGCAGACACAGTTGCGGTTTATGTACAGTACACAAGCAGTGATGGGCCTCCGGCAACTGAATTCCTGTCTCTTCAGGAACTGGGCTTTTCTACAACAGACAGTTACCTCCAAGCGTTAGACAGGGCTTTTTCCAGCCTGGGAATACGATTGCAGGATGAGAAGCCGACTATTGGCTTGGGAGTCGATGGTGCTAACATTACTGCCAGCCTGAGAGCCAACTTGTTCATGACAATCAGAAAGACCTTGCCCTGGCTTCTCTGCCTGCCCTTTATGGTGCACAGGCCCCACTTGGAAATTTTGGATGCAATCAGCGGGAAGGAACTGCCATGCCTGGAGGAGCTAGAAAACAATTTGAAGCAACTGCTCAGTTTCTATCGTTACTCTCCCCGACTCATGTGCGAGTTGAGGGTCACTGCTGCCACTCTGTGCGAGGAGACCGAGTTCTTGGGGGACATTCGAGCAGTGAAGTGGATCATTGGGGAGCAGAATGTGCTCAACGCTCTAATCAAGGACTACCTTGAGGTTGTGGCCCATCTCAAAGACGTCAGCGGCCAGACCCAAAGGGCTGATGCTTCCGCCATTGCCTTGGCCCTCCTGCAGTTTCTGATGGACTACCAGTCGATTAAACTCATCTACTTCCTGCTGGATGTGATTGCTGTGCTTTCACGCCTCGCCTACGTCTTCCAAGGGGAGTACCTTCTTGTGTCACAGGTGGACGATAAAATAGAGGAGGCCATCCAGGAGATCAGCCGGCTAGCAGACTCGCCTGGGGAGTACTTGCAGGAATTTGAGGAAAACTTCCGTGAAAGCTTTAATGGCATTGCTGTGAAAAACCTACGGGTGGCTGAAGCCAAATTCCAGTCGATCAGAGAAAAGATCTGCCAGAAAACCCAGGTGATCCTAGCCCAAAGGTTCGATTCCCGTAGCCGGACATTTGTGAAGGCCTGTCAGGTATTTGACCTCGCAGCTTGGCCCAGAAGCACTGATGAGCTCATGAGCTATGGGAAGGAGGATATGGTACAAATATTTGAACACCTGGAGACGGTCCCATCATTTTCCAGAGAGGTTTGCAGAGAGGGGATGGACACCCGAGGGAGTCTGCTGATGGAGTGGCGAGAACTCAAGGTGGATTATTATACCAAAAACGGTTTTAAAGACTTGCTCAGTCACATTTGTAAATACAAACAGAGATTCCCCCTCCTAAATAAAATAGTTCAGATCCTCAAAGTCCTTCCCACCTCATCGGCCTGCTGTGAGAAGGGGCGCAGCGCCCTGCAGAGAGTGCGCAAAAACAACCGCTCTCGGCTCACGCTGGAGCAGCTCAGTGATCTTTTGATGATTGCTGTTAACGGGCCGCCCATTGCCAACTTCGATTGCAAAAGGGCGCTAGATAGTTGGTTCGAGGAGAAGTCGGGCAATAGTTACGCACTGTCAGCCGAAATGCTGAGCAGGATGTCGTCTCTTGATCAGAAGCCGATGTTGCAGAGCATGGACCATGGCTCTGAGTTTTACCCCGATATTTAG